The Claveliimonas bilis genome window below encodes:
- a CDS encoding galactokinase, protein MKEKLYSAFIGKYGDGGDIRMYFAPGRVNLIGEHTDYNGGHVFPCALTLGTYGVARKRQDSKLRFYSMNFESIGIVESDLNDLVPDKKAGWTNYPKGVLWAFKERGYQMDCGMDVLIYGDIPNGSGLSSSASLEVLTGVMLKDLYGFEVSLPDIALIGQYSENNFNGCNCGIMDQFASAMGKKDHAIFLDTNTLEYEYAPVKLEDAKIVITNSKVKHSLVDSAYNDRRNECERALKELKEVTDIQALGDLTEEEFEKYKEAIKDDVCRRRAKHAVYENQRTIHAEAALKAGNVEQFGKYMNESHVSLRDDYEVSCEEIDVLVELAWKIPGVIGSRITGGGFGGCTVSIVKNEAVDTFIEEVQKGYQEKCHKKAEIYVVDIGDGAHRLS, encoded by the coding sequence ATGAAAGAGAAATTGTACAGTGCATTTATCGGGAAATATGGAGACGGCGGAGATATCCGCATGTATTTTGCACCCGGACGTGTCAATCTGATTGGAGAGCATACGGATTACAATGGAGGTCATGTATTTCCATGTGCCCTGACACTGGGAACCTATGGAGTGGCAAGGAAGAGACAGGACAGTAAACTGCGGTTTTATTCCATGAATTTTGAGAGCATAGGGATTGTGGAGTCAGACTTAAATGATCTGGTACCTGACAAAAAAGCAGGATGGACCAATTATCCAAAAGGAGTTTTGTGGGCTTTTAAGGAAAGAGGATACCAGATGGACTGCGGGATGGATGTGTTGATCTACGGAGATATTCCAAACGGTTCAGGGCTTTCTTCTTCTGCATCTTTGGAGGTGCTGACAGGGGTAATGCTGAAGGATCTGTATGGATTTGAGGTTTCCCTTCCGGACATTGCGCTGATCGGACAGTATTCCGAAAACAATTTCAATGGATGCAACTGCGGAATCATGGATCAGTTCGCAAGTGCAATGGGAAAGAAAGACCATGCGATCTTTCTTGATACCAACACACTGGAATATGAATATGCTCCGGTGAAACTGGAAGACGCCAAGATCGTGATCACTAACAGCAAGGTAAAGCACAGCCTGGTAGACTCCGCGTATAACGACAGGAGAAATGAGTGCGAGAGGGCTTTAAAAGAGCTGAAAGAGGTGACAGACATTCAGGCTCTGGGTGATCTGACAGAGGAAGAATTTGAAAAATATAAGGAAGCGATCAAAGATGATGTGTGCCGCCGGAGAGCGAAACATGCGGTATACGAAAATCAGCGTACCATTCATGCAGAAGCAGCTTTGAAAGCAGGAAATGTAGAGCAGTTTGGAAAATATATGAATGAATCCCACGTTTCTTTAAGAGATGATTATGAAGTTTCATGCGAGGAGATCGATGTGCTGGTAGAGCTGGCGTGGAAGATACCGGGAGTGATCGGATCCCGTATTACCGGAGGCGGATTCGGCGGATGTACAGTCAGCATTGTGAAAAATGAGGCAGTGGATACTTTTATCGAAGAAGTGCAGAAAGGCTATCAGGAAAAATGCCATAAGAAAGCAGAAATTTACGTGGTAGATATCGGAGATGGCGCACACCGCCTGTCATAG
- a CDS encoding YfhO family protein has product MKKIRCRDKRKILFPLILTAIPVIVYLLKINGGYLAGSKVDWLSQHSVFPEYFRQRFYETGNLFPDFSMELGGGQNIYNFAYYGLYNPLYLLSYLLPFIEMTDYLQILAVLEQIADGILCYVWLKGNQFKEEESFFASIAVVLAGPVIYHSSMQFMFVSYLPFLFLALIGYDRYCRTGKYAFVTLGVLGMVLNNFYFALGGVAALVLYGLCGWKKEWASSPAVLIKSLWHQFYPAFFGGLLSFFYLVPTCCAMLAGRSEGSSVSWKELFLPEIELDKILYHPYGMGLTAAAVIVVAISLFYRRSREKYMAVSLTVLLLFPVFDWILNGTLYLREKAFIPFLPLVSYLTASFLVRFKKGVIAPRKLAAGFGAAAIFLIIGVQYVRSSKYDTYEIYVLLSDMILMGAALLAGWKIWKRAVCTGILLTMCCSCFLQISLTKKELVTEAWMEKYESDDVTEAVKKVLEKEDGLYRTETRGTAEQNKAADNDILVPGQNVTSCYSSVTNPDYKAFREEELQLSRPTRNLLMQELSNNPLFLKIMGVRYLIVREGSGAEAPEGYQLIDTINGTCIYENEDVLPVGYVTDQVISEEDFHNLSWQEKQMALQNCAVAGEGSEDTDAKEMAGTMREADLTGFQDSFHIQSDKTEKITLPLTEREKNDSLLFISFDVKNNRRSSDVSVTVQGEKNKLTAKSAVYYNGNTTFCYTCSLTEETDSLEIELGKGDYEISDIRAWYASPKEEDTAWWKDAGLQLQKDGDTLKGSFHTEKDGWLITSIPYDENFEIRIDGKETTVQKVNEGFTGAKVTAGQHEIELIYHAPGKRAGAAVTAAAALLLLLDRLLKRKRGT; this is encoded by the coding sequence ATGAAGAAGATCAGATGCAGGGACAAAAGGAAAATCTTATTTCCCTTGATACTTACAGCGATACCAGTCATAGTATACCTTCTGAAAATAAACGGCGGATACCTGGCCGGATCTAAAGTAGACTGGCTTTCACAGCACAGTGTATTTCCGGAATATTTCCGACAGAGATTTTACGAGACGGGAAATCTTTTTCCGGATTTTTCCATGGAGCTTGGCGGCGGGCAGAATATTTACAATTTCGCTTACTACGGCCTTTATAACCCATTGTATCTTTTGTCCTACCTGCTGCCCTTTATTGAAATGACAGATTACCTTCAGATCCTGGCGGTCCTGGAACAGATTGCAGACGGGATTTTGTGTTATGTCTGGCTGAAGGGGAATCAGTTTAAGGAAGAGGAAAGTTTTTTTGCTTCCATTGCAGTTGTTCTTGCGGGACCGGTTATTTATCATTCCTCCATGCAGTTTATGTTTGTCAGTTATCTGCCTTTTTTGTTTCTTGCACTGATTGGATATGACAGATACTGCCGTACCGGAAAGTATGCCTTTGTGACGCTGGGCGTATTGGGGATGGTGCTGAACAATTTTTATTTTGCCCTGGGAGGTGTAGCCGCTCTGGTTCTTTACGGACTGTGCGGATGGAAAAAGGAGTGGGCATCCTCCCCGGCAGTTTTGATAAAATCTTTGTGGCATCAGTTTTATCCGGCGTTTTTTGGGGGTCTTTTGTCCTTTTTTTATCTTGTCCCTACCTGCTGTGCCATGCTGGCAGGCAGGAGCGAAGGCAGCAGCGTATCCTGGAAGGAGCTTTTCCTGCCGGAGATCGAATTGGACAAGATTCTATACCATCCTTACGGAATGGGACTTACAGCGGCAGCGGTGATCGTGGTCGCGATAAGTCTGTTTTACCGGAGAAGCCGGGAGAAATATATGGCAGTGTCACTTACCGTTCTGCTGCTGTTTCCGGTTTTTGACTGGATTTTGAACGGTACTCTCTATCTTAGAGAAAAGGCGTTTATTCCCTTCCTTCCACTGGTCAGTTATCTGACAGCATCTTTCCTTGTCCGGTTCAAAAAAGGAGTGATAGCGCCGAGAAAACTGGCGGCAGGATTCGGGGCGGCGGCAATTTTTCTTATCATAGGAGTACAATATGTCAGATCATCAAAATATGATACTTATGAAATATATGTGCTTTTGTCGGATATGATCCTGATGGGGGCGGCGCTGCTGGCAGGATGGAAAATCTGGAAAAGGGCTGTGTGTACCGGGATTCTTCTGACAATGTGCTGCAGCTGTTTTTTGCAGATTTCTCTGACGAAGAAAGAACTTGTGACAGAAGCGTGGATGGAAAAATATGAGAGCGATGATGTGACAGAAGCAGTGAAGAAGGTGCTGGAAAAAGAGGACGGGCTTTACCGGACAGAGACAAGAGGAACCGCAGAACAGAATAAGGCGGCGGACAATGATATCCTGGTCCCGGGACAGAATGTAACTTCCTGCTATTCGTCGGTGACAAATCCTGATTACAAGGCATTTCGGGAAGAAGAACTTCAGTTAAGCAGGCCCACAAGAAATCTTCTTATGCAGGAATTATCAAATAATCCGTTATTTTTGAAAATAATGGGAGTACGGTACCTGATCGTAAGAGAAGGGAGCGGTGCGGAGGCACCGGAGGGATATCAGCTGATCGATACCATAAACGGCACCTGCATTTATGAAAATGAAGATGTGCTTCCGGTGGGCTATGTAACAGACCAGGTTATATCAGAAGAGGACTTTCACAATCTTTCCTGGCAGGAAAAACAGATGGCGCTCCAAAACTGCGCTGTGGCAGGAGAGGGGTCTGAGGATACCGATGCAAAAGAAATGGCAGGAACTATGCGGGAAGCTGATCTGACAGGATTTCAGGACAGCTTTCACATACAGTCAGATAAGACAGAGAAAATTACCCTTCCCCTGACGGAAAGAGAAAAGAATGACAGCCTTCTTTTTATTTCTTTTGATGTAAAAAATAACCGCCGGTCTTCTGATGTTTCGGTTACAGTACAGGGTGAGAAAAATAAACTTACAGCGAAAAGCGCTGTTTATTATAATGGAAATACAACATTTTGTTACACCTGCAGTCTGACAGAGGAGACCGACAGCTTGGAAATTGAATTAGGCAAGGGAGATTATGAGATTTCTGATATCCGGGCATGGTATGCCAGCCCAAAAGAAGAGGATACGGCCTGGTGGAAAGATGCAGGATTACAGCTTCAAAAGGACGGCGACACTCTGAAAGGGAGTTTTCATACAGAGAAAGACGGATGGCTGATCACATCCATTCCGTATGACGAAAATTTTGAAATACGCATAGACGGCAAAGAAACAACTGTTCAGAAAGTAAATGAAGGATTCACCGGAGCCAAAGTGACAGCCGGACAACATGAGATAGAGCTGATCTATCATGCGCCGGGAAAAAGAGCAGGAGCGGCGGTGACAGCAGCGGCAGCCCTTCTGCTTTTGCTGGACAGATTGTTAAAACGTAAACGGGGGACGTAG
- a CDS encoding putative toxin-antitoxin system toxin component, PIN family, translating to MRILIDTNILFSALVFPRSKPARALLYIADNHEIVLCDRNIAELRNILGRKAPKYLPDAEVLLAEMSYELIPAVDHAEKLIRDAKDQPILNAAIVSDVDIIVTGDKDFLSLDMEHPKCMTAAQFLENEGIEE from the coding sequence ATGCGGATATTGATAGATACAAACATTTTGTTTTCCGCATTGGTTTTTCCCCGTTCCAAACCCGCGCGGGCTTTGCTCTACATCGCAGACAATCACGAAATCGTCTTGTGCGATCGCAATATTGCGGAGCTGCGGAATATCCTCGGACGGAAAGCGCCAAAGTATCTCCCGGATGCGGAAGTGCTGCTGGCAGAGATGTCCTATGAGTTAATTCCTGCGGTAGACCACGCGGAAAAGCTGATACGCGACGCAAAAGACCAACCGATCTTAAACGCGGCCATTGTGTCGGATGTGGACATCATCGTCACCGGTGACAAAGATTTCCTTAGTCTGGACATGGAACATCCAAAGTGCATGACTGCGGCACAATTTCTTGAAAACGAGGGCATAGAGGAATAA
- the galT gene encoding UDP-glucose--hexose-1-phosphate uridylyltransferase — translation MLYENIKKLVEYGIKTGLTPECERVYTTNLLLDLFGENNYEDVETDMENLDLEEILAGLLEEAKERGLVEDSVVFRDLFDTKLMNCLLPRPAQVQQEFWKEYEKSPEAATEFFYKFSQDSDYIRRYRVKKDMKWKVDSPYGEIDITINLSKPEKDPKAIAAAGAAKAVSYPKCQLCMENEGYAGRADHPARETHRIIPLTINGTRWGFQYSPYVYYNEHCIVFNGQHVPMKIDRDAFVKLFDFVKQFPHYFLGSNADLPIVGGSILSHDHFQGGNYTFAMAKAPIEIPVSIPGYEDVEVGIVKWPLSVLRIRSKYEKRLIDLADHVLQAWRNYTDEEAFIYAHTEGTPHNTITPIARKHGEMFELDLTLRNNITTEEHPLGVYHPHAQYHNIKKENIGLIEVMGLAVLPSRLKEELEILAEYIVEGKEIQSNEKIEKHANWVKSFLPKYENISRDNVMDILKEEVGIVFTHVLEDAGVYKCTEEGRKAFLKFINSL, via the coding sequence ATGCTTTATGAGAATATAAAAAAATTAGTAGAATATGGAATAAAAACCGGACTGACTCCGGAATGTGAGAGGGTTTACACAACAAATCTGCTTCTTGATCTTTTTGGGGAGAACAATTATGAAGATGTGGAAACAGATATGGAAAACCTGGATCTGGAAGAAATCCTGGCAGGGCTTCTTGAGGAAGCGAAAGAAAGAGGACTTGTAGAAGACAGCGTTGTTTTCCGGGATCTGTTTGACACGAAGCTTATGAACTGTCTGCTTCCAAGACCGGCACAGGTACAGCAGGAATTTTGGAAGGAATATGAAAAGTCACCGGAGGCTGCGACAGAATTTTTCTACAAATTCAGTCAGGACAGTGATTATATACGGAGATACCGGGTTAAAAAGGATATGAAGTGGAAAGTGGATTCCCCTTATGGAGAGATCGATATTACCATCAATCTGTCCAAGCCAGAGAAAGATCCAAAGGCAATTGCGGCAGCAGGGGCAGCAAAGGCAGTCAGTTATCCGAAATGTCAGCTCTGTATGGAAAATGAAGGATATGCAGGACGCGCGGATCATCCGGCAAGGGAGACACACCGCATCATTCCTCTGACTATCAACGGAACCCGCTGGGGATTTCAGTATTCTCCTTATGTATATTATAATGAGCACTGTATCGTATTTAACGGTCAGCATGTGCCGATGAAGATAGACAGGGATGCGTTTGTCAAACTGTTTGACTTTGTAAAACAGTTTCCTCATTATTTCCTCGGATCGAATGCGGATCTGCCGATCGTTGGAGGTTCCATTTTAAGCCACGACCATTTCCAGGGCGGTAACTATACTTTCGCAATGGCAAAGGCACCTATTGAAATACCGGTTTCCATACCGGGATATGAGGATGTGGAGGTCGGGATCGTGAAATGGCCTCTTTCCGTACTTCGTATCCGCAGTAAATATGAGAAACGCCTGATCGACCTGGCGGATCATGTGCTTCAGGCATGGAGAAATTATACGGATGAGGAAGCCTTTATCTATGCGCATACAGAGGGGACTCCTCACAATACGATCACTCCGATTGCAAGAAAACATGGGGAGATGTTCGAGCTGGATCTGACATTGAGGAACAATATTACCACAGAGGAGCATCCTCTCGGCGTATATCATCCTCATGCACAGTACCATAATATCAAGAAAGAAAATATCGGTCTTATTGAGGTAATGGGACTTGCGGTCCTTCCGTCCAGACTGAAGGAAGAGTTGGAGATTCTGGCAGAGTATATTGTAGAAGGCAAAGAAATCCAGAGCAATGAGAAGATTGAAAAACATGCTAATTGGGTAAAATCCTTCCTTCCGAAATATGAAAATATTTCCAGAGACAATGTAATGGATATCCTGAAAGAGGAAGTTGGCATTGTATTTACTCATGTTCTGGAGGATGCGGGCGTCTACAAGTGCACAGAAGAAGGACGAAAGGCCTTCCTGAAATTTATAAACAGCTTATAA
- a CDS encoding helix-turn-helix domain-containing protein, whose product MTEPYKIGNRIRKFRTEHGLKQKEMAEKIGVDRTSLSSYENNKRVPDIFMLCRIADVFEISLDHLIGREAQ is encoded by the coding sequence ATGACAGAACCATATAAAATCGGAAACAGGATCCGTAAATTCAGAACAGAGCACGGTCTGAAACAAAAAGAGATGGCAGAAAAGATAGGTGTGGACCGTACTTCCCTGTCATCTTATGAAAATAACAAACGTGTTCCGGATATTTTTATGCTGTGCCGCATTGCTGATGTTTTTGAGATCAGCCTTGATCATCTGATCGGAAGAGAGGCACAGTAA
- a CDS encoding HAD-IIB family hydrolase, producing MKRAALFFDIDGTLLSEVTHQIPESAVHALEEAKKKGHLIFVNTGRTICSIPEELKRLPVHGFLCGCGIYGEFEEEIFFEKHLDGKSADAIVKKAQECRVDALYEGKDDVYFSSRISRFDSLENTRKYMNNRGLGLERCIEQGGCAYDKLFAYEDEHSNSREFFDFLSDYLEILDRGNHTYECIMKGYSKATIMEVVLKKFGIGREDSYAFGDSSNDLAMFRYAGHGIAMGVHDPVLDPYAEYIAPAVEEEAIWQSMKHYGLIL from the coding sequence ATGAAAAGAGCAGCATTGTTTTTTGATATAGATGGAACTCTGTTGAGTGAAGTGACGCACCAGATCCCGGAGAGTGCAGTACACGCACTGGAGGAGGCAAAGAAAAAGGGGCATTTGATCTTTGTTAATACCGGGCGCACGATCTGCAGTATTCCGGAAGAACTGAAGAGACTTCCGGTGCACGGATTTTTATGCGGATGCGGGATTTATGGAGAATTTGAAGAGGAGATTTTCTTTGAAAAGCACCTGGATGGAAAGTCTGCGGATGCGATTGTGAAAAAAGCGCAGGAATGCAGGGTAGACGCTTTGTATGAAGGAAAGGACGATGTGTATTTTTCTTCACGTATCTCCCGCTTTGACAGCCTGGAAAATACAAGGAAATATATGAATAACAGAGGACTTGGTCTGGAACGCTGTATTGAGCAGGGCGGCTGTGCTTACGATAAGCTTTTTGCCTATGAGGATGAGCACAGCAACAGCAGAGAGTTCTTTGATTTTCTGTCAGATTATCTGGAAATCCTGGACCGGGGGAATCACACTTATGAATGTATTATGAAAGGGTATTCCAAAGCAACGATCATGGAAGTGGTCTTAAAAAAATTCGGAATCGGCAGGGAAGATTCCTATGCATTCGGAGACAGCAGCAATGATCTGGCTATGTTCCGGTACGCAGGACATGGAATTGCCATGGGCGTTCATGATCCGGTTCTTGATCCCTATGCAGAATACATTGCGCCTGCAGTGGAAGAGGAGGCTATCTGGCAGTCAATGAAACATTATGGGCTTATTCTGTAA
- a CDS encoding helix-turn-helix domain-containing protein, which translates to MDYAKLGQRIKETRKQRNMSQQELSYEIEYSVPHISHVENGSRKLSVDFLVKTANALQVTTDCLLCDSLTESAKIYQSEIMEQLENCNGRELKIINRMIADMKSNLKENL; encoded by the coding sequence ATGGATTATGCAAAGCTTGGACAGCGGATCAAAGAAACGCGGAAGCAGCGGAATATGTCACAGCAGGAATTATCTTATGAGATAGAGTACTCTGTTCCCCATATCAGCCATGTGGAAAATGGCAGCAGGAAACTCAGCGTAGATTTTCTGGTTAAAACAGCCAATGCACTCCAGGTCACAACGGACTGTCTTTTATGTGACAGCCTGACAGAATCGGCGAAGATTTATCAGAGTGAGATCATGGAACAGTTGGAGAATTGCAACGGAAGGGAATTGAAGATCATTAACCGGATGATTGCTGATATGAAGTCAAATCTGAAAGAAAATCTGTAA
- a CDS encoding GNAT family N-acetyltransferase, producing MEKVEFVKAQSDEDIRRVAVLAEEIWHEHFTDIIGEAQVNYMVEKFQSYPALKAQIADGYEYYQIMYGGQLAGYTGVHPEDGRLFLSKLYLHKDFRGKHLSTKAFHFLTELCRKRNLSSIWLTCNKHNDHTLKVYDHLGFHTIRSEKNDIGNGFYMDDYIMEYSVTG from the coding sequence ATGGAAAAAGTAGAATTTGTGAAAGCACAAAGTGACGAAGACATCCGCCGGGTTGCGGTTCTTGCTGAAGAAATCTGGCATGAACATTTCACAGATATTATCGGAGAAGCACAAGTGAATTATATGGTAGAAAAATTTCAGTCCTATCCGGCACTTAAAGCGCAGATTGCCGACGGGTATGAATATTATCAGATCATGTATGGCGGGCAGCTGGCAGGCTATACCGGGGTACATCCGGAAGATGGCAGACTCTTTTTAAGCAAGCTTTATCTGCACAAAGATTTTCGCGGAAAACATTTAAGTACAAAAGCCTTTCATTTTCTCACAGAACTCTGCCGTAAAAGAAATCTTTCTTCGATTTGGCTCACCTGTAACAAACATAATGATCATACACTAAAAGTATATGATCATCTCGGTTTTCATACTATCCGCTCCGAAAAGAATGACATTGGAAACGGTTTCTATATGGATGACTATATTATGGAATATTCCGTGACAGGATAA
- a CDS encoding AbrB/MazE/SpoVT family DNA-binding domain-containing protein — protein sequence MNLAKISANGQITVPVEIRRQLGLKSGDKILFLQNQNGEIVVSNASAAAIRKAQAAFTGAAEAIGVSNEDDIQTLVDKARYGKEG from the coding sequence ATGAATTTGGCAAAAATCTCTGCAAACGGTCAAATCACTGTGCCGGTAGAAATCAGACGGCAACTTGGTCTAAAATCCGGCGATAAAATTCTGTTCCTCCAAAATCAAAATGGAGAGATCGTTGTCAGCAACGCCTCCGCTGCGGCTATCCGCAAAGCGCAAGCGGCCTTTACCGGAGCCGCCGAAGCGATAGGTGTATCCAATGAAGATGATATTCAAACGCTTGTAGACAAAGCACGTTACGGAAAGGAAGGGTAA
- a CDS encoding glycosyltransferase family 2 protein: MREENKPLISIVVPCFNEEEVLPVYIEEMGKIIDKMQRAEVELIFVDDGSTDRTLSLLMEFHKRNEKWRYLSFSRNFGKEAAMYAGFQAARGDYVAVMDADLQDPPEYIPLMYQTLRKGEYDCVATRREDRKGEKKIRSFLSASFYKCINRISKVKIEEGARDFRMMTRKMTDAVLALSECNRFSKGLFGWVGFKTKWLPYHNVERAAGDTKWSIFKLFKYSLDGILGFSTLPLSAASYGGILFCGIAFFMIVFLVIKNLFWHDPVAGWPAMMCVIFLIGGIQLLCLGIIGQYLARAYMEIKHRPIYLLRSSSDEEDQMQGQKENLISLDTYSDTSHSIPSENKRRIPGRI; this comes from the coding sequence ATGCGTGAGGAAAACAAACCTTTAATCAGCATCGTTGTTCCCTGCTTTAACGAAGAAGAGGTGCTTCCTGTTTATATAGAAGAAATGGGAAAGATCATAGATAAAATGCAGAGGGCTGAAGTAGAGCTTATTTTTGTGGACGACGGCTCTACTGACAGGACGCTTTCGCTGCTTATGGAATTTCACAAAAGAAATGAAAAATGGCGCTACCTGTCCTTTTCCAGAAATTTCGGCAAAGAAGCGGCAATGTATGCAGGCTTTCAGGCGGCAAGGGGAGATTATGTGGCTGTGATGGATGCAGACCTGCAGGATCCGCCGGAATATATTCCCTTAATGTATCAGACTTTGAGAAAAGGGGAGTATGACTGTGTGGCCACCCGGAGAGAGGACAGAAAAGGTGAGAAAAAAATCCGTTCCTTTTTGTCGGCCTCTTTTTATAAATGTATCAATCGGATTTCAAAAGTAAAAATAGAAGAAGGAGCCAGAGATTTCCGTATGATGACAAGAAAGATGACGGATGCGGTCCTGGCTTTAAGCGAGTGCAACCGCTTCTCAAAAGGATTGTTCGGCTGGGTGGGATTTAAGACAAAGTGGCTGCCTTATCACAATGTGGAGAGAGCAGCCGGAGACACAAAGTGGTCTATTTTTAAGTTGTTTAAATATTCCCTGGATGGGATACTGGGCTTTTCCACTCTTCCTTTGTCAGCGGCGTCTTACGGCGGCATTCTGTTCTGCGGTATTGCGTTTTTTATGATCGTATTCCTTGTCATCAAGAACCTGTTCTGGCACGATCCGGTGGCAGGCTGGCCGGCTATGATGTGCGTGATCTTTCTGATCGGGGGTATACAGCTTCTGTGCCTGGGAATTATCGGTCAATATCTTGCCAGGGCCTACATGGAGATCAAGCACCGGCCAATTTATTTATTAAGGAGTTCCAGTGATGAAGAAGATCAGATGCAGGGACAAAAGGAAAATCTTATTTCCCTTGATACTTACAGCGATACCAGTCATAGTATACCTTCTGAAAATAAACGGCGGATACCTGGCCGGATCTAA